From the genome of Acidaminococcus sp.:
CCGAGATGCTTTCTGCCCATTGTCTGGCTGTATCTGCCCAAACTTTAGATGAACGGGTACCTTCCCCTGCAGGAGCACTGTCACTCTCCGCCCAGGCTTCCGCCATATTCTTGCTGTTGAGGGCATCTGCCGCATACTCCCCGGCCTTCTCTTGGTATTCCCGGGCTTGATCCGCTGCGTACCCATCCACCACATCCCCCATTTCCACTTCACTATTGTTCTGGACGGTCAGCGTCACTTCTACATTGGTCGCATCAGACATTATGGGCCACCCCCTTGATGATGAAAGATTTCGTAAAGAAGCAGGTAAGGATCCGTTCCGTCTCGCTGTTCATAATGGCCAGATCGTAAATGTATGCCCCAGGCTCCAGGGAATCCAGGGCTCCCTTGGGAACTGCCACATCTACAAAATTATTGCCCGGATTGTAGAAATTGTCCGAATAGACCACTTCGGAGGAATTTGTAGTCTTCTTGATGGCAAAAACCACCTTGTCCGCATGGGTCAGTTTGTAGTTGGTAAAGCGGAACCGGATGGAAAAGGTGTCGTACTGGGACACCTGGATGTTCTTATTTTCGTCAATGACCAGCATCTTAGCCGCCTCCCGAATCATCACTGCAATCGCAGTTACAGTTGCAGTTGCACTGAGAATTCTCTTTCCAGTATTCTTCCGTATGGGACCGGTTCACCAGCTCCTGGAGGATGCGCCGGAGGGTGTAGGTTCCTGCCGGGATGCCCCGGTGTTTCCGGATATGGTAAGCAGACTTAATGGACTGCAGTCCTGGTGCCGATGTAGGTCCAGTCTCTACGTCCCAGGAATTCAAGCCCATCACCCGAGCATCCTTGTCCGCCTGGGTGCTGGAAGTAACCGCAATTTCCACCTGATCGATGAGCCGATCATCGGTCAGTGTTCCCATCCCGTTATAGGTAACCTGTACTGTTTTTCCTGCATCTGCGGCAGAAAACTTCAGGGTCCCGGTATTCCACCCTTCAATGCCGTGCTCCGTAGTCAGGTAATCTGGCCAGTACTGTCCCTGGGCCGGTTCTTCCGACACTTCCGTCAGGAGCACCCCATTTTGATATTTCACTTGCAGTGTGGTGGGCGATGTTTTTTGGGGAACTTCCGCCAGCCGGATGGTATAGGGACTGTTGGTAGGGATTACATGAGTTTCGTCAAAAATCTTTTTGATGTCGAAGGTATTTTCAAAGGGATTGAATCGATAATCATGGATGGCCATCAGCTTCCTCCTTTCCATTGCTTCAGGACCGAAGACTGGGACTGCTCCATATCCTTGGACCGGCGTTCGATCTCCGACAGATACCGATCCACGGAAAACTGAGGTTCTCCCAGTTCCATCTCCGTCTTAATGCCGTTGGACCCGGACAAGGTATATTTAATCTTTTTGATGGGATAGGTATCTGCATTTCCGTCCAACCGTCGAATTTCGGCCAGACCATCCGTAGACATATGGCGGACATTAAAGGTCCCGTCCGGATAGGGATATTCCAGCCGTATCCCACCAATTTTGGCGGATTTCACGGGAGCCTTATACTGACGGATCTGGTTTTCCCCCCACCGTTTGGCATCGGCCGCATCGTAGGCTTCCGGCAGATTCCAGACAGCCTGGTGAACTCCATACCTGTTCTGGCTTTCCTGATCTTCCACAATGCAGAGCCACTGTTCTCCCTGGTCATCCACACTGCCGCCCTTGATCCGGGCCCAGTTCACCAATTTGGACACATCCCAGGAAGGGGTATAAGACGTTATGTGTTTTCCCACGGTCAAACGGGCCTGTTCGTTGACGGAAGTTTCTCTACGGCGAAAATACAGGCACCGGTATTCGTCCACCCCATACACATAGTCCACGGCAAAGTCAGCCAGGGTGTTCAGGGCTTCTTTCACCGTGACTCCATCAAAGACCAGTTTGGTGGGATTGTACCCTACGCTCTGGATTTTGCTGTCGTTGTAGACCACCTGCAGGGTCTGCCGTTCCACCTGCCGGGCAATATCCCGGACAATATCTCCTACATCGGTGTTCTCGTAGGTCTTCCAGAGCATCACATTCTCCAGTCGGTTATAGAAGCCGTAGCCTTTGTACACGAACTTGGTGTCCGTCGTCCCTTCAATGGGCCGACTGATGATGTAACCGCTATACCATGGCTTTCGGTCTCCATACAGATGGATGTCGATGCGCTGCATATAATCTAGCTGAGCATTGTCGGGCTGCCGGTAAAAGGTCAGCTGGCACTGGCCGCAGCCAGTATTTGTGATTTCAAAGGTTACTTCATTCAGGGCATTGGCTTCGCTTCCCCCTCCGAAAATGGCCGTCCGGGTCCCGTCCCTTTTGTAGGCATAGACCACGAACTGACCGGGATAGTACTCATGGATCTTGCCCCGGTCTCTGCTGCCTTCTCCTTCACTGGTAGGACCTGCAAAGATCCACCGGCCGAAGAGGCCCCTTCCAAAGATGAAATTCGTCATACAAACCACCTGTTGGTATAGGTTATTTCCACCGTCCCTGCTCCTCCTGTGTAGAGAAAGAGATTCGCTCCCGGTTTGGCGTGGAGGAAAGCCCCAGTAAAGGCGTTGATGCTGTTATCCTTGTCCCGCCAGACCGTTCCTTCTCTCCCGTTCACAATGGAGGTCTTGGGAGCCACCAGCAGGGCATCGGTCAGGGTAAACTTTTCTTTGGCTTCCTGGTGCCAGACGGTGAGGTTGGTCATCCGGTCTTTGGGGATAAACCGGAAAGTCAGCGGGGTATCCACGCTCCCCAGGTTATGGAGCACCATTTCCGCCTGCACCGTTGCCTGGGGAAAGAGAAAGACCACTTTGGATTCCTGGGCTTCGTACCGGAACGGGTCTGCCAGGAGAAGGAACACGGTAATGTTGCTTCGTCGTTGCTTGAACCCGTTCTCGAACTTGTGCTTGATCTTGGACAGGCAGGCCACATGGTACACCCGGTCCGGGCGGCCGGCCATTAAGGAATAATCCGTTTGGCCAAAGAAGGTATAGGCTTCATTCAGCACTTCGTCATGGTCTTCCTCCGTAACCCCCTCCATGGAAAATTCCACCTGGATCGTCCGGCCATCAATCTTTCCATCCCCCACTGCATCACTTCCATGGGCGAAGGCCCGGGATTGGAGCTTATTCCGGAAAGTATAGCTGCCGCTGTCCGTCAGGCTCCAATGGGCCGGGAGCTTATATTCCACCCCATCTTTGGTGATTGTGAAATTTTGTTCGTTTTCTTTCCGCTTTGGAAATTGCATCTTAGGCACCTCTCAGTCCGGCCAGAACAGCTTCCGTGAACCCATCCATCAGATCCTCCAGATCCGCGGCGTTGTTGATGTCCCCGAAGTTGTTGAAGGTCGTTGCAACTTCCCGGTTATCCGTAGATTCACTGGAATTCGAGATGCCTTCAGCAATGCTGTCGAACACGGCCCGGTTTAGGGGCAGGGCCACTTCGTCACCGGCATCCCCCAGGACACCAATAAGGGGTCTTGTGAAATACCCGCCTTTGGCATAATGAGGAGTCTTTCCGGCTCCTTGCGCCGCACCTGCAGCCGTATTGGTTGCAGCAGCTGCCATGCCGATGCCTACCGCAGCGGACGTACCTCCGGTCAGAAGGCCCGTGGCCACAGGACCGGCAGACGGGTCGATGACCAGTTTCAGCCAGGCTGCAGGAGCCAGGGCCCCGGCTGCAGCCGTCCCCTGGGCTACGGTCTTGGCTGCACTGGCTGCGTTTAATTTATCCCCGAATAGGGCTGTCACCAACATCCCGGAGATCATCTGGGAGAAATAGCTGGCAATGGTCTTCAGCATGGCCTTCCCCAGATCCAGAAAGGCATCCTTGGCGTTTTTTGCTCCTGTCAGGATATCTGTGAAGGCGGTCTCCAGGCCACTTAAAGTGGTGGAAGCCATGTCCGCGATCAGTTCCAGGGTTCCCATGTGGGCATTCATATAGGCTTCCTGGTAGGTATCCATCAGAGATTTCTCTGCGTCAATGTTGCTTTGGCGGAGGGCCATCTCTGCCGTCAGGGTCTCCTGCAGCATGGCCAGGGAATTCTGGTTGTAGGCTTCATCCAGAGCTGCCTGGATGTCTTTCCCCTGGGCAAAGTAGGCGTTCCGTTCCTCCATATAGCTTTTGTAGGCTGCTGCTTTTTCCAGATTGGCCTGTTTGTCAAAGGCAATCTCGTTGGCACTGGCCTGTTCATAGGCGATGCCTTTTTCCTTCAAAGCATTCAGAAACACAGCCTTTTCCGTACTGGTAAGGCTGATGAAGTCCTGGGACAGCTTGGCGTACTTGTCATCAATGGAAGCCACCGCTTTTTCCATGTCAGACTGCATCTTCATGACTTCCTGTTCCTGTTTGGAACCGTAGAGAGTGAGTTTCGCCGTCACCGCATCGAAAGACAGATCCCGGGCCTT
Proteins encoded in this window:
- a CDS encoding phage tail family protein; amino-acid sequence: MQFPKRKENEQNFTITKDGVEYKLPAHWSLTDSGSYTFRNKLQSRAFAHGSDAVGDGKIDGRTIQVEFSMEGVTEEDHDEVLNEAYTFFGQTDYSLMAGRPDRVYHVACLSKIKHKFENGFKQRRSNITVFLLLADPFRYEAQESKVVFLFPQATVQAEMVLHNLGSVDTPLTFRFIPKDRMTNLTVWHQEAKEKFTLTDALLVAPKTSIVNGREGTVWRDKDNSINAFTGAFLHAKPGANLFLYTGGAGTVEITYTNRWFV